actcaaaAGGCCACTagaacactcaaaagaaataaccctcttttgatattcccacctcactacaatatcaccCACTCTCTAtctttctcacagactattttcttgtACCCTGTCTGTGAAatctcactctttctttctaactctCAGATATATTTTTCTTCTGAGATTGGTGTGTCGAGATGAGAgccgaagctctccttttataggcaGAGCCTCACTCTCTCATGCCTACTACATTTGACATTTTCTACCTGCAGATCTACTATGCCTAACGAATTTGACAAATGCAAAAGATATGATGGCTGCCAACTTTGAAAACAATCAAGGAAGAAAAGTCTTCCTTAATTAATGGGATGTACCCCACAAATATGGATAAGattcatattatccacttaaaaatAGATAACCAATGAGTTTTACATTTGCAAAGACTCAAACTGAGGTTTTCCTCAAGTTTGGAAGACTAGGAATTCTTCcgaaagtgatcatattcaaaaagccatggataatatggatatccatattatccgacAGTTAATTCGTTTCCTATCCGTGTTAAATATGGGTAGGGTTGAGTATATTATCTGTTTTATATTAACCGTTTTCGACTCGTCCATGTTCGATCCGACCCATTCGTTTGCCACCGCTAGATGTAAGAGTTTACAAGCATAATTAGATAAATTGTCTTTCTTGTACGGAAAAATAAAAGTCATAAAAACCAAAGAAATATGCATCATTATAAAGTAAAGTTAATGTTGAGTGATACCATCATTCACGTTGATTTGATTTGAGCAACTTTCTTGCAAATCAACACACTTGGATATGTTGGCTTTTTTCTTCGTACTGATTACCATATAGATTTGCCACAATAATGGGCCAAATAAGATGCTATACTCAATCATTACGAAATATATACTTCTCTTCTAATTCTGATTTTTGTATCTTTAGGGTAGGCAAAAATATAGTTAGAACTAGCTCCATCTTACGGAAGATATATGAGTGTGTTTGGTAAAGAGCACCGCACGCTTCTGCATGACAAAGTATGGTGTATTTTCTGGATTCAACGTATATATCAGTGTAATTGTTACCTGTCATATTTTTATAGTAATAGTTAATTTTGTTGGTATTATTTACAATGCAAATTCaaaaatttctttttgaaaatccatttacaaccaatagCCATGAGTCTTTTTAGTTTACAAGTATCCTATTTATTTCCAAGTGGCTTCTTAAATAAAGTCTTGTGGCCAAATACTCTTAGATAATTGGTACATGGCAAGAGTTTTTACATATGACattgatttaaaaaaattatttgacaaaTGACCTTGCTAAGCCAAGTGTCATTTTGCATGACATGCGTTGTCATCTTGCATAAAAGAAAATTGACAAGTAAGTCATGTGTTGTCATCTTGCATGAAAGAAAATTGACAAGTAAGTAAGACACTTGTCATGAAACTAAACTCATTTTCATGCTATAAATAGGATGATCATCATTCACTCAATTCTTAACCAATAATTCATGTAGCTAATCATCACTTTCTTcctaaaatattttaatttttgtaacaaCTACAGAAAAaccttcatcttctcttctttcTAAGTAACTGTTTTGTGCATATTCTAAACTTTCAGCCACGAATGCACGTGTTTGGATGTATTGTAGAACCTTGGGGAGAAGACCGGTCTTAACGATTTGCACCCAATCGGGCCGAAATCTCTTTCAAGGCAGTGGCTTGCCACGACATAGTATTTTTTATAAGTTGTTCTTTCCTTCTTGTTCTTAGTCAATATTATCTACTCATTTTTCTTACAATTTGAAAGTGACTTCATATATAATATTGACTAATGGCCACCACTTTGAACAAAACACTTCCTGATCTATCAAAGCTTGAGCCTTTAGATGGAAACAATTATAAGCGTTGGTCCCagaaacttttaattttctttgaaCAATTAGAAgttgattatattttttttaacgaTCATCCTGCTGATATTGTTGCTGATAATTCTAATTCTGCCAATAATGTTGTTGCTGATGATGCTGctaaaaagaaatttgaaaaggaTAATAAAACTGTGAGAGTGCATCTGCTTAACCATATGACTAATTCTCTCTTTGAtttgtttataaattataaatctGCTAATGTCATATGGGGCAGGTTGGAGAAGAAATATGGTGCTGATGACGCGGGAAAAAAGAAATATGTCATTGGAAAGTGGATCAAGTTTCAGATGGTTGATGATAAGCCAATCATGGAACAGGTTCACGGGTATGAGAACTTGGCTGCTGTTGAACGAGGACATGGAGATGTGTGAGATTCTTCAGGCTAATGTTCTGCTTGAAAAGTTTCCACCTTCCTAGAGTGATTACAGGAATCAActgaaacataaaaagaaaaacttaaCTCTTCAAGAACTGATCAGTCACATGAGGACTGGGGAAGCAAACCATCTCAAGGATGAGGAGTCTGAACGGCTTAAGAATAAGatgaaatctctctctctctctcttaattcTTCTAAAGCTAATCTTGTGGAATCTTCTAGTACTTTTGTGAAAGACAGAtttaaagaaaaacagaaaaaggCCAGAAGAAAGGACATGTGAAGAAGCAGAATTACTTCAATAAGTTGGAGGGCCATATTCAAAAGTCGAAAGGACCTTGCTATGTATGCGGCAAAATTGGTCACAGGGCTTTTCAGTGCAACCAGAGACAAGGACAAAGCTCAAAGATTAGAGGAAAAGCTCCAGTCCAAGCTAACCTTACTGAGGGTGGTGATGtcattgttgttgtggttgttgagGCGAACATGGTGGCTAACAAGACTAACTGGATACTGGACACATGCACTTCAAGGCACATTTACGCCAACAAGAAGCTGTTTCACAACTTTGAGGAATCTGCTGATGGTGAGTGTGTCTACATGGGCAACTCCACTACAGTTGTAGTTATGGGTAAAGGAAAAATTCTCTTTCAGTTAACTTCTGGAAAAACCTTAGCCTTGAACAATGTTCTGTATGTACCCTCCCTTCGTAGAAACTTAGTTTCTGGTGCGCTTCTCAACAAAGCAggtattaaaattatttttgaatatgATAAAGTTATTATTTCTCGTGGATGAGACTTTGTTGGGAAGGGTTACCTTTGTGTGGGTTTATTTGTATTGAACATCGCTCAAGAGATTAATAATAATGCTAGTACTTTCAATTCTGCTTATATTGCTGAGTCTATTGATTTGTGGCATGGTAGACTAGGTCATATTAATATTGCTTCTTTAAAAGACTTAGAAAAATGGAATTAATTCCTGCagttaatattaataatttttctaagtgtcctATTTGTGTAGAAGCAAAACATACCAAAAagccttttaaaaatataactaGTAGAAAAACAAAATTGCTTGAACTAGTGCATTCAGACTTAACAGATTTCAAGAACACTGTTAGTAAGGGTGAAAAGAAATATTATATCACCTTTGTAGATGACTTTTCTAGATACACTAAGGTATATCTTCTTAAGTCAAAAGATGAGGCTGAAAGCATATTTTTGAAATACACGGCAGAAGTAGAGAATCAATTAGACAGAAAAATCAAGAGGCTTAGGTCTGAcaggggtggtgaatatagtACTAATACTCTAAAAGCCTTTTGTGAGAAAAATGGTATCATACATGAGGTTATTACTCCCTATACTccccaacaaaatggtgtagccgAACGGAAAAATAGAACCCTTAAGGAAATGTGAATTCTATGCTTTTGAGTTCGGATTTATCTCATAATATGTGGGGGGAAGCTGTTTTATCTGCATGCTATATTCTTAATAAAGTccctcataagaagttagataAAACCCCATATGAGTTATGGAAGGGGTTTGCCCCTAACATGAAAATTCTGAAAGTGTTGGGGTGTTTGGCTAAGGTTGGTCTACCTGATTTTAAACAAGTAACTGTTGGACTCAGGACTTTTGATGCTATTTTCATTGGTTATGCTCAAAACAGTTCTGCATATAGATTTATGTCTTTGAATGATAGTTCTATTTGTGAATCTAGAGATGTAGAattttttgaacatatttttccATTGAAAAATAATGTGTATAGTGTTGTGCCTAATAATGCTCTACATCTATGTCAGTTAATTCTCATATAGTGCCTTTTTCTAGTGTTACTGCTAATGagcatgaaaataaacttagaagAAGTAAGAGGCATAGAATTGAAGCTAGCTTAGGTCCTGACTTTATTACTACTTTCTTGACTGAAAATATTGATCTTGATATTTTGAGTGATGAATTAGTGTCAATCTATTTGATAGAAGAAGACCCTAAGACATACAGTGAAGCAATGAGGTCAATAGATACTAGATTTTGGAAAGAGGCCATTAAAAGTGAATTAGACTCTATAGTTTCTAATCACACTTGGGACTTAACTGATTTGCCTAAAGGTTGTAAACCCATAAGTAACAAGTGGATATTTAAAAAGAAATTGAGACCTGATGGTACAATTGAGAAATATAAGGCTAGACTTGTGATTAGGGGTTTTAACCAAAAGAAAGACATTGATTAATTTTACACTTATTCTCTTGTGACTAAGATAGCGACCATTAGAACTCTTGTTGCTTTGGCCGCTATTCATGGCTTTCCTAAATGGTAATTTAAAGGAAGAGACCTATATGTATCAACCTGAGGGATTTGTGATCCAAGGACAGGAAAATAAAGTATGCAAATTGAGAAAGTCTTTGTATGGTCGAAAGCA
Above is a window of Nicotiana tabacum cultivar K326 chromosome 8, ASM71507v2, whole genome shotgun sequence DNA encoding:
- the LOC142163145 gene encoding uncharacterized protein LOC142163145, with the protein product MATTLNKTLPDLSKLEPLDGNNYKRWSQKLLIFFEQLEVDYIFFNDHPADIVADNSNSANNVVADDAAKKKFEKDNKTVRVHLLNHMTNSLFDLFINYKSANVIWGRLEKKYGADDAGKKKYVIGKWIKFQMVDDKPIMEQVHGYENLAAVERGHGDVNQLKHKKKNLTLQELISHMRTGEANHLKDEESERLKNKMKSLSLSLNSSKANLVESSSTFVKDRFKEKQKKARRKDMAFQCNQRQGQSSKIRGKAPVQANLTEGGDVIVVVVVEANMVANKTNWILDTCTSRHIYANKKLFHNFEESADGECVYMGNSTTVVVMGKGKILFQLTSGKTLALNNVLYVPSLRRNLVSGALLNKAEAKHTKKPFKNITSRKTKLLELVHSDLTDFKNTVSKGEKKYYITFVDDFSRYTKVYLLKSKDEAESIFLKYTAEVENQLDRKIKRLRSDRGGEYSTNTLKAFCEKNVNSHIVPFSSVTANEHENKLRRSKRHRIEASLGPDFITTFLTENIDLDILSDELVSIYLIEEDPKTYSEAMRSIDTRFWKEAIKSELDSIVSNHTWDLTDLPKGCKPISNKWIFKKKLRPDGTIEKYKARLVIRGFNQKKDID